GATGATCCTGCTGTTGTTCGCCGCTCTGACCGCCACCCAGGCCGCGTCGCCAGCGCCGCCGGCCGCCAAGGTCACCACGCTCGAGACGGCCACCGGCCAAGCGCCCGCCGCGCCCGGCAACGCCGATCAGCTCAAGCTGACCACGCTCGCCGACGACCGAATGACGCTCCCCGTCACCATCGGCAGCGCCGGGCCCTTCCGCTTCCTCGTTGACACCGGCGCCGACGGTAGCGCGGTCTCGCGCCAACTCGCCGAGCGGCTGCTGCTTCCCGCCGGTCGCCGCACCAAGCTCCACAGCGTCACGGGCTTCGACGAGGTCGCCACCGCCTCGGTCCGGGGACTGCGAGTCGCCAACCGCGCCATGCCCGACATCGACGCGCCGCTCCTCGAAGCGCAGCATGTCGGCGCCGACGGCATCCTCGGCACCGACGTCCTTCGCTCGGCGCTCGTCCGCTTCGACTTCAAGAAAAAGCTGCTGACCATCCTTCCCAACGAGCGCGCGGCCAAGCGGCTCGACCCCGACACCATCGTCGTCGAGGCCCGCAAGCGCGAGGGCCGGCTGATCGTCACCCACGCGCTCCTCGACGGACAGCGGCTGACGGTGATCCTCGATACCGGATCCGAAGTCTCGATCGGCAACATGGCGCTGCGCGCCGCGCTGGCGAAACGCCGCATGCTCTCGGGCCTCGCGCCGCTCGACCTGCGCTCGGTCACCGGCACGATCCTTCCCGCAAGCTACATGACGGTCCGCGAGCTCGACGTCGGCAACGTCGGCTTCCAGAACCTCGGAATCGCCTTTGCCGACGCGCACACCTTCCGGGCGCTCGGGTTCGACGACAGCCCCGCGCTGCTCCTCGGCATGAACGCGCTGCGCGCCTTCGACAGCGTCACCATCGACATGAACGCCAAGAAGCTGCGTTTCTCCAAGCCCGAAAGCCAGCGCTACCGGGTGGACCAGTATGTGCTCACGGCCCCACGACCGCAGGGGTGACGCATCTCGGTTTGTGGAAACGCGTGAGCCGTGCTGGGCTCGAACCACGAGGCATCGCTCGGCGATGCCGCCGACAAGGGACTCAGTTGGTTCGAAAACGGCTAAGGCGTGAGCCGTGCTGGGCTCGAACCACGAGGCATCGCTTGGCGATGCCGCCGACAAGGGACTCAGCTGGTTCGAAAACACTAAGGCGTGAGCCGTGCTGGGCTCGAACCAGCGACCCGCTGATTAAAAGTCAGCTGCTCTACCGACTGAGCTAACGGCCCACGCGAGGGCGCACCTAGGGCCTTGGGCGCCGCTTGCCAAGGCGGCTTGCGACATGCCTGGCCGTAAGTCCGCCCCCGATCGGCCAGGAAGGCGCGATTGCCGCCAGTGGGAGCGCCATGAATGGGCGTTCGGCCAGCCGCGGATGCGGGATGACGAGCGTCCGGCTCCGCCACCGGCCGCCATCCCAGCCGAGAATGTCGAGATCGAGCACCCGGCTCCCCCAGCGCCGCCCGCCGCGCCGCCCGAAATCGCGCTCGAGCTGCTTCAGCGCGGCGAGCATCGCGGGCGGGGGGAGGGGGCTCTCGACCACCGCGACCGAATTGGCGAAGTCGCGGCCCGCGCCGCCGCTCGCCGGATTGAGCAGCAGCGGCGCCGCGTCGAACAGGGTGAAGTCATGGTCGAGCGCCGCAATCGCCGCCGCGACCACGCCCGCCGGCCGGCCGTGGCGTCCGTGCGGCCGGTTCGACCCGATGGCGATCGCGTAAAGGTGCGTTTGGCTTGTCACGCCCGCTCGCCTATCGCTCGCCCATGCTGTTTGCCAGCCCGCCCATCGTCTCCCCCGTGCCCGGCGCCGAAGCCCCGCGCGATTGCCCGCTCTGCCCGCGCCTCGTCCGCTTCCGCGAGGAGTGCCGCGCCGAGCATCCCGGCTGGTGGAATTCGCCCGTCCCCGCGTTCGGCGATCCCGACGCCTGGCTCGCGGTCGTCGGCATGGCGCCCGGCAAGCAGGGCGCCAACCGCACTGGCCGGCCCTTCACCGGCGATTTCGCCGGCGACCTCCTCTACGCGACCCTCGCCAAATTCGGCCTCTCGACCGGCACCTACCGCGCCGACCCGTCCGACGACGTCCGCCTGGCGGGCGCGCTGATCCTGAACGCGGTCAAGTGCCTGCCCCCGCAGAACAAGCCTCTGCCCGCCGAGATCGCCACCTGCCGCACCTATTTCGAGGCCGCGCTGGCGCAGCTCCCCAAGGTCCGCGTGCTCGTCGCGCTGGGCGCCATCGCCCACACTGCCGCCGCCCGTGCGCTCGGCCTTCGCCCGATGCACGCCAAGTTCGGCCACGGCAGCATGGTCACCGCGCCCGACGGCCGGATCCTCCTCGGCACCTATCATTCGAGCCGCTACAACCAGAACACCGGCCGCCTCACCGCCCCGATGTTCGAGGATGTCTTCGCGATGGCGATGGAGCACCGCCCTGGTTGAGAGCATCGCCACCGAGCGGCTGCTCCTCCGCCGCGCCCGGATCGACGATGTCGGCGCGATGCACCGCATCATGCGCGATCCCCAAGCCATGCGTTACTGGTCGACGCTCCCGCACGAGAGCGTCAGGCAGACCGCCGACTGGGTCCGCTCGATGCTCGATCCGCCGGCCGAGGGCGACGACTTCATCATCACGCTCGATGGCGCGGTGATCGGCAAGCTGGGCGCGTGGAAGCTCCCCGACATCGGCTATCTCCTCGACCCCGCGCACTGGGGCCGCGGCTATGCGAGCGAGGCGCTCGCCGCCTTCCTCGCCCACCGCCGCCGGCTGGGGACGAGCCACCTCACCGCCGACACCGACCCCCGCAACACGCCCTCGATCAAGCTCCTCCAGCGCCACGGCTTCGTCGAAACCGGCCGCGCCGAGAAGACTTGGCTGATCGGCGATCAATGGTACGACAGCATCTACTGGCGGCTCGATTTCTGACGCCGCCCGAAAGGCCTTGCCCATGACCGACGCCCAGCAAGACGCCCACAGCAAGGTCCCGGTCGTCACCTTGGGCTTCTGGATCATCAAGATCCTCGCCACCACGCTCGGCGAGACCGGCGGCGACGCGGTCAGCATGAGCTGGCTCGGCGAAACCACGCCCGGCGCCGGCAGCAGCGGCCTCAACGGCTATCTCGTCGGCACCGCCATCTTCGGCGTCCTGCTCCTGGCCCTGGTCTGGCTCCAGGTCCGTGCCCGCCGCTTCCATCCCTGGCTCTACTGGGCGACGATCATCGCCTCGACCACCGCCGGCACGACGCTCGCCGACTTCGCGACCCGCTCGATCGGCCTCGGCTATCCCGGCGGCTCGCTGCTTCTCTTCGCGCTCGTCCTCGCCTCGCTCGTCGCCTGGTACCGGACGCTCGGCACGGTCGACGTCAACCGCATCGCCAGCGCCCGGGCCGAGACCTTCTACTGGATCACCATCACGTTCTCGCAGACCCTCGGCACCGCGCTCGGCGACTGGGTGGCCGACGGCTCGCTCGGCTATTCGGGCGCCGCGCTCCTGTTCGGCGGCGCGCTCGCGCTGCTCGCAGCGCTCTATTTCGCCACCAGCATCTCGCGCGTGCTGCTGTTCTGGGCGGCTTTCATCCTCACCCGCCCGCTCGGTGCGACCGTCGGCGACTTCCTCGACAAGCCGGTCGCCAAGGGCGGGCTCGAATTCAGCCGCCCGCTCGCCACCGCGGTCCTCGCCGGTGCCATCGTCCTCCTGATCCTCCTGGTGCCCCAGCGCGCGGGCAGCCATCCCGAGGGGCGGGCCACCGCCCGCTGACGCTCAGGCCGGCTCCTGCTGGCCGGTCGCCCGATCGACTGCGAGGCCCGCGGTGAAGCCGTGCACCACGGTCGAAAGCAGGATGGTGAAGGCGACGATCGCCCACAATTCGGCCTCGTTGGTGAGCTCGGCGTGCGAGCCGGCATAGCCGAGGTAATAGATCGAACCGATCCCGCGCACCCCGTAGAAGGCGACCACCGCTCGTTCGCGATGCTTCTCGAAGGTGCCGATCAGCGACAGCCAGCCGACCAGCGGCCGGATCAGGAACAACAGCGCC
This genomic window from Sphingomonas rosea contains:
- a CDS encoding aspartyl protease family protein, whose product is MILLLFAALTATQAASPAPPAAKVTTLETATGQAPAAPGNADQLKLTTLADDRMTLPVTIGSAGPFRFLVDTGADGSAVSRQLAERLLLPAGRRTKLHSVTGFDEVATASVRGLRVANRAMPDIDAPLLEAQHVGADGILGTDVLRSALVRFDFKKKLLTILPNERAAKRLDPDTIVVEARKREGRLIVTHALLDGQRLTVILDTGSEVSIGNMALRAALAKRRMLSGLAPLDLRSVTGTILPASYMTVRELDVGNVGFQNLGIAFADAHTFRALGFDDSPALLLGMNALRAFDSVTIDMNAKKLRFSKPESQRYRVDQYVLTAPRPQG
- the folK gene encoding 2-amino-4-hydroxy-6-hydroxymethyldihydropteridine diphosphokinase, giving the protein MTSQTHLYAIAIGSNRPHGRHGRPAGVVAAAIAALDHDFTLFDAAPLLLNPASGGAGRDFANSVAVVESPLPPPAMLAALKQLERDFGRRGGRRWGSRVLDLDILGWDGGRWRSRTLVIPHPRLAERPFMALPLAAIAPSWPIGGGLTARHVASRLGKRRPRP
- a CDS encoding uracil-DNA glycosylase; protein product: MLFASPPIVSPVPGAEAPRDCPLCPRLVRFREECRAEHPGWWNSPVPAFGDPDAWLAVVGMAPGKQGANRTGRPFTGDFAGDLLYATLAKFGLSTGTYRADPSDDVRLAGALILNAVKCLPPQNKPLPAEIATCRTYFEAALAQLPKVRVLVALGAIAHTAAARALGLRPMHAKFGHGSMVTAPDGRILLGTYHSSRYNQNTGRLTAPMFEDVFAMAMEHRPG
- a CDS encoding GNAT family N-acetyltransferase, yielding MSSRWRWSTALVESIATERLLLRRARIDDVGAMHRIMRDPQAMRYWSTLPHESVRQTADWVRSMLDPPAEGDDFIITLDGAVIGKLGAWKLPDIGYLLDPAHWGRGYASEALAAFLAHRRRLGTSHLTADTDPRNTPSIKLLQRHGFVETGRAEKTWLIGDQWYDSIYWRLDF